In one window of Ovis aries strain OAR_USU_Benz2616 breed Rambouillet chromosome 5, ARS-UI_Ramb_v3.0, whole genome shotgun sequence DNA:
- the EBI3 gene encoding interleukin-27 subunit beta, translated as MALRRVLAFAVSLWVGCSLCREREGHPVASSQPRVRCQASRYPVAVDCSWTLPPTPPNSTRPTSFIATYRLGVAAHGESWPCLQPTPEATSCVIPDVQMFSMVPYVLNITAVHPSSVSSSFMPFVPEHIIKPDPPEGVRLSPLPGQRLWVQWEPPRTWPFPEIFSLKYRIRYKRHGAARFRQVGPIEATSFTVKAVRPQAKYCIQVAAQDLTDYGEWSAWSLPAAASMTLGK; from the exons ATGGCCCTGAGACGCGTCCTGGCCTTTGCCGTCAGCCTCTGGGTGGGCTGCTCACTCTGTCGCGAGAGAGAAG gcCACCCAGTAgcttcctcccagcccagggtgcGGTGCCAGGCCTCCAGGTACCCGGTCGCCGTGGACTGCTCCTGGACTCTGCCGCCCACTCCTCCGAACTCCACCAGGCCCACATCATTCATTGCCACGTACAG GCTCGGCGTGGCAGCCCATGGGGAAAGCTGGCCCTGCCTCCAGCCGACTCCGGAAGCCACCAGCTGTGTCATCCCTGACGTCCAGATGTTCTCCATGGTGCCCTATGTGCTCAACATCACAGCTGTCCACCCCAGCAGTGTCAGCAGCAGCTTCATGCCCTTTGTCCCAGAGCACATCA TCAAACCGGACCCTCCAGAAGGTGTGCGCCTGAGCCCCCTCCCTGGGCAGCGGCTGTGGGTGCAATGGGAGCCCCCCCGGACCTGGCCCTTCCCGGAGATCTTCTCCCTCAAGTACCGGATCCGCTACAAGCGTCACGGGGCTGCCCGCTTCCGTCAG GTGGGGCCAATTGAAGCCACATCCTTCACCGTCAAGGCTGTGAGGCCTCAAGCCAAGTACTGCATCCAGGTGGCTGCTCAGGACCTCACTGACTACGGGGAATGGAGTGCCTGGAGTCTCCCTGCTGCTGCCTCCATGACCCTGGGCAAGTAG